The following proteins are encoded in a genomic region of Sesamum indicum cultivar Zhongzhi No. 13 linkage group LG8, S_indicum_v1.0, whole genome shotgun sequence:
- the LOC105169817 gene encoding hippocampus abundant transcript 1 protein: MENWKNLIHLFVTVFLSYFASLVVNPTIADVTMEAVCPGKDECSLAIYLSGFQQAIAGIGSVVVMPLIGFLSDTYGRKVLLTIPMTLSIFPLVILAVRRTTEFFYVYYVLKTLTAMVTEGGVICLALSYLADNVSEGKRVSAFGLLSGVTAAATVCGTLVARLLPTTRIFQLAAVVAVVAAVYMKIFLKDTSTCQADALEQPILKPATETSETGNESLKKTDLIKKFPLPKDIIRLLKSSGTVSLASFIVFFNSLAEAGIQAFLMYYLKARFHFQKDQFADIWLITYISATVSNMVLMPTLGPLLGEETLLCIGLFAGFLNMLLDSIAWAPWVPYGSAFLGIFLFLASPSLRCIISKQVGPYEQGIAQGSVMGITSFANVISPIIYSPLSALFLSDGAPFYFPGFSMLCVGLAWFVGFILSTIIKFQPLLSRDRSCSEPCLLA; encoded by the exons ATGGAGAACTGGAAGAATTTGATTCACCTTTTTGTGACCGTCTTCCTCTCCTACTTTGCCTCCTTGGTCGTCAATCCCACCATTGCTGACGTCACCATGGAGGCCGTCTGCCCCGGCAAAGATGAATGCTCCCTCGCCATTTACCTCTCCGGCTTCCAGCAAGCG ATTGCAGGAATAGGGTCAGTGGTTGTGATGCCACTCATCGGTTTTCTGTCCGACACATATGGCCGAAAGGTCTTGCTCACGATTCCCATGACCCTCTCCATTTTTCCATTAG TGATATTGGCTGTGAGAAGGACAACAGAATTCTTCTATGTGTACTATGTTTTGAAGACTTTAACAGCCATGGTTACTGAAGGGGGTGTCATCTGCCTCGCCCTTAGTTATTTG GCCGACAATGTATCAGAGGGAAAGCGCGTCTCTGCATTTGGACTCTTGTCTGGCGTGACTGCTGCAGCAACTGTTTGTGGTACATTAGTTGCACGCTTACTGCCCACCACTCGGATATTTCAG CTGGCAGCAGTTGTAGCTGTTGTGGCAGCAGTTTACATGAAAATCTTTCTCAAGGACACTAGTACTTGCCAAGCTGATGCTTTGGAGCAGCCAATCTTGAAACCTGCAACTGAAACCAGTGAAACTGGGAATGAGTCGTTGAAGAAGACCGACTTGATTAAGAAATTTCCGTTGCCAAAGGATATAATTCGCTTGCTAAAGAGCAG TGGTACTGTATCACTAGCAtcatttattgttttcttcaatAGCCTTGCTGAGGCAGGAATCCAAGCTTTCTTAATG TACTACTTAAAGGCTCGATTCCACTTCCAGAAAGACCAGTTTGCTGATATATGGCTTATTACCTATATTTCAGCAACCGTATCAAAT ATGGTCTTAATGCCCACACTTGGTCCGCTTCTTGGAGAAGAGACACTTCTTTGCATAGGTCTTTTTGCTGGATTCCTAAAT ATGCTACTTGACAGCATTGCATGGGCACCTTGG GTACCTTATGGTTCTGCATTCTTGGGCATCTTCCTTTTCCTAGCAAGTCCTAGT CTTAGGTGCATTATTTCAAAACAAGTTGGGCCCTATGAACAG GGGATCGCTCAAGGATCTGTCATGGGCATAACCTCATTTGCCAATGTCATTTctccaattatatatagtccTCTTTCAG CTTTATTTTTGTCCGATGGAGCTCCATTTTATTTCCCTGGTTTCAGTATGCTGTGCGTTGGGCTGGCTTGG TTTGTAGGTTTCATCCTTAGCACAATCATAAAGTTTCAGCCTCTCTTGTCTAGAGACAGATCCTGCAGTGAGCCCTGCTTGCTGGCCTAA
- the LOC105169816 gene encoding hippocampus abundant transcript 1 protein-like isoform X1 — MENRGRLTHLFVTVFLSNFSELMVSPAIPDVTLSAVCPGKDECSPAIYLTGFQQAIAGIGSVIMMPLIGNLSDAYGRKNMMAIPLLLSIIPLVVLAWKRTLTFFYAYYAIKTFTAMVTQGGVACLALAYLADNVSEGKRISAFGVLSGVTSAAYVGGTLAARLLSTAQIFQVAAILSMVAAIYMGVFLKETTRGDDVLEQPILKVTEGDEDSCKASKKIEVIRKIPSPRDIYRLLKSSITFSLAACVTFFNSLAEAGLQSCLLYFLKARFQFKKDQFADVLLIAYIGATISNMLLMPTLGPIIGEETLLSLGLFAGFLNMFFDSIAWAPWVPYASASMGVFLFLSSPNLRSIVSKQVGPNEQGLAQGCILGMTAFANVISPLIYSPLSALFLSEDAPFHFQGFSILCVGLAWLAGFFLSIMIPLLSRNKSSNGDSVVEA, encoded by the exons ATGGAGAACCGGGGCCGTCTCACCCACCTGTTTGTCACTGTGTTTCTCTCAAACTTCTCCGAGTTGATGGTGAGTCCCGCCATTCCCGACGTCACCTTGTCTGCTGTCTGTCCCGGCAAAGATGAATGCTCTCCCGCCATTTACCTCACCGGTTTCCAACAGGCG ATTGCGGGAATAGGTTCTGTGATCATGATGCCACTGATTGGAAATCTATCTGATGCTTATGGTCGGAAAAATATGATGGCAATCCCGCTGCTTCTTTCCATTATTCCGTTAG TGGTATTGGCTTGGAAGAGGACATTAACCTTCTTCTATGCCTACTATGCAATCAAGACTTTTACTGCCATGGTTACTCAAGGTGGTGTTGCGTGCCTTGCTCTTGCGTATTTG GCAGACAATGTATCAGAGGGGAAGCGTATCTCTGCATTTGGGGTCCTGTCTGGTGTGACATCTGCTGCATATGTTGGTGGTACATTAGCTGCCCGCCTACTGTCCACGGCTCAGATATTTCAG GTTGCAGCAATTTTATCTATGGTTGCAGCAATCTACATGGGAGTTTTTCTAAAGGAAACAACTCGCGGAGATGATGTTTTGGAGCAGCCTATCTTGAAGGTAACAGAAGGTGATGAGGACAGTTGTAAAGCATCAAAGAAGATAGAGGTCATTAGGAAAATCCCATCTCCTCGGGATATATATCGTTTGCTAAAGAGTAG caTTACATTTTCATTAGCAGCATGTGTTACTTTCTTCAATAGCCTTGCAGAGGCTGGACTTCAGTCTTGCTTACTG TATTTCCTAAAAGCACGATTCCAGTTCAAAAAGGACCAGTTTGCAGATGTGCTGCTCATTGCCTACATTGGAGCAACTATATCAAAT ATGCTCCTCATGCCTACATTGGGTCCCATTATAGGGGAGGAGACCTTGTTGTCTTTAGGACTTTTTGCCGGATTCTTGAAT ATGTTTTTTGACAGCATAGCATGGGCCCCCTGG GTACCCTATGCCTCTGCTTCTATgggtgtttttcttttcctgtcAAGCCCAAAT CTAAGAAGCATTGTATCAAAACAAGTTGGGCCCAACGAACAG GGTCTTGCACAAGGATGCATTCTGGGAATGACTGCATTTGCTAATGTCATCTCTCCATTGATCTATAGTCCGCTTTCAG CTCTATTTTTGTCGGAGGACGCACCGTTTCATTTCCAGGGTTTCAGCATCCTATGCGTAGGACTTGCCTGG CTGGCAGGCTTCTTTCTGAGCATAATGATTCCCCTGTTATCAAGAAACAAATCCAGCAACGGGGACAGCGTGGTGGAGGCCTAG
- the LOC105169819 gene encoding DDB1- and CUL4-associated factor 8 isoform X1 — MTMRKRTRTSLNSALVNVWRRELGELSSRNFSDRLAASEDLVLRLDILQKLDLHRGCVNTISFNGAGDILVSGSDDRRIILWDWETGQPRLSFHSGHHNNVFQAKIMPCTDDRSFVTCAADGQVRHAQILASGVVTKLLAKHHGRVHKLAVEPGSPHIFYTCGEDGLVQHIDLRTGSATRLFTCKPMPSQSYFSTVHLNAITIDPRNPNLFAVGGSDQFARLFDIRKYKWDGSSDFDRPVDFFCPPHLIDDEHVGITGLAFSDQSELLVSYNDEFIYLFTKDIGLGPDPTLTSQVSDCSDTGDMTPDNCSGVSLSNVDGNVKAAPQAYKGHRNCETVKGVNFFGPKCEYVVSGSDCGRIFIWKKKGGELVRVMEADKHVVNCIESHPHATVLASSGIEHDIKIWIPKAIDRATLPTNIQKDRVLNLIPHRIGFFPFGGFYDDDDDDDDFIDSDDDEDNDDDGDDDDDDDNDDDDDDGSNCNNDDDITDNNDGYSGNEVLNEEQQEEEDNEGDDTTDVIFLGYADEDDFGSENFYDDGVEDIRETENDGDIEIAASDDSFSDICDNDYSDLGCGDNDFDDCNMMDGFDNEK, encoded by the exons ATGACGATGAGAAAGAGAACCAGAACGAGTCTCAACTCGGCGCTTGTCAATGTCTGGAGACGTGAACTTGGCGAGCTCTCCTCTAGAAACTTCTCCGACCGCCTTGCCGCTTCCGAG GATCTTGTGCTTCGTCTTGATATCCTACAAAAGCTAGATTTACACCGAGGTTGTGTAAACACTATTAGCTTCAATGGAGCTGGTGATATTCTTGTATCAGGTTCAGATGATAGGAGGATCATACTCTGGGATTGGGAAACTGGTCAACCAAGACTTTCTTTCCATTCAGGTCATCACAACAATGTTTTCCAAGCAAAGATCATGCCATGCACTGATGATCGAAGCTTCGTTACCTGTGCTGCTGATGGGCAG gTAAGACATGCTCAAATTCTTGCCTCTGGAGTGGTGACTAAATTACTGGCAAAACATCATGGACGAGTGCACAAATTAGCAGTTGAACCTGGCAGCCCTCATATTTTCTATACCTGTGGAGAGGATGGATTGGTGCAGCAT ATTGATCTGAGAACTGGAAGTGCTACCCGCCTGTTTACTTGCAAACCTATGCCAAGCCAGAGTTATTTTTCCACTGTTCATCTAAATGCAATTACAATAGATCCAAGAAATCCAAATTTATTTGCTGTTGGTGGGTCAGATCAGTTTGCTCGACTGTTTGACATCCGTAAATATAAGTGGGACGGATCATCTGACTTTGATCGGCCCGTTGATTTCTTTTGCCCCCCACATCTAATTGATGACGAGCATGTGGGAATAACAGGGCTGGCATTCTCTGATCAGAGCGAGCTTCTTGTGTCTTACAATGATGAGTTTATCTATCTATTCACGAAGGATATTGGATTGGGACCTGATCCAACTCTTACTTCGCAAGTCTCTGATTGCAGTGATACAGGTGATATGACCCCTGATAATTGTTCAGGTGTATCTCTTTCAAATGTTGATGGCAATGTAAAGGCTGCTCCCCAGGCCTACAAAGGGCATAGGAACTGTGAGACTGTGAAAGGTGTGAATTTCTTTGGGCCTAAATGTGAGTACGTTGTGAGTGGATCGGATTGTGGTCGAATTTtcatttggaagaaaaagggTGGAGAGCTAGTTCGTGTTATGGAAGCAGATAAACATGTCGTGAATTGCATTGAGTCTCATCCTCATGCTACAGTGCTGGCCAGCAGTGGAATAGAGCATGACATCAAAATTTGGATTCCAAAAGCTATTGATAGAGCCACTCTACCAACTAACATTCAAAAG GATAGGGTCCTGAACTTGATACCTCATCGAATTGGTTTCTTTCCCTTTGGTGGTTTTTATGACGACgatgatgacgatgatgaCTTCATTGattctgatgatgatgaggacaACGACGACGACGGAgatgatgacgatgatgatgacaATGATGACGACGACGATGATGGTAGTAATTGTAacaatgatgatgatattACTGATAACAATGATGGTTATAGCGGGAATGAGGTTTTGAATGAAGAGCAGCAGGAGGAAGAGGATAATGAGGGAGATGATACTACTGATGTTATTTTCCTCGGATATGCAGATGAAGATGATTTTGGTTCTGAGAATTTCTATGATGATGGGGTTGAAGATATCAGAGAAACCGAGAATGATGGTGATATTGAAATCGCTGCTTCCGACGATTCATTCAGTGATATCTGTGATAATGATTATAGTGATCTTGGGTGTGGTGATAATGACTTTGATGACTGTAATATGATGGATGGTTTTGACAATGaaaaatga
- the LOC105169818 gene encoding pentatricopeptide repeat-containing protein At2g17033: MITPPILHLSPPPPPTAFPHYPPFLCALTRQGHRFLSSLLTTQDPSAALGLLRKFVSSSSKHVALTTLSHLLSPSPSNSNPRLSSLAFPLYSMIKQESWFSWNTKLLADLIAFLYKEEHFDDAEDLLTETVMRLRFKKRDLCMFYCNLVESHAKHKSEGGVLDSCTQLRHLIFLTSSVYVRHRAYGSMVAGFCEVGLPDKAENLMQEMRENGLKPSVFELRSLVYGYGQMGFLEDMKRSIVQVEKDGFELDTVGCNMVLSSFGAHNELLEMLSWLKKMTTLGIPFSTRTYNSVLNSCPTIILMLEDMKNLPLSTDELLGNLKVEEANLVLELLKSTVLDQVMEWGSSELKLDMHGMHLTTAYLVLLQCFKELKLRFLAGNHTTPTEISVICGCGKHSSTRGESPVKSLTKEIIKRTKCPLRIDRKNVGCFIGRGKVFKDWLLHKDANQNPPDTS; this comes from the exons ATGATCACACCTCCCATCCTTCACCTCTCACCCCCTCCGCCTCCTACCGCTTTCCCCCACTATCCACCCTTCCTCTGTGCCCTAACCAGACAAGGTCACCGCTTTCTCTCTTCCCTCCTCACCACCCAAGACCCTTCCGCCGCCCTCGGCTTACTCCGCAAATTCGTCTCCTCATCTTCCAAACACGTCGCCCTCACCACCCTCTCCCATCTCctctccccctccccctccaACTCCAATCCCCGCCTTTCCTCTCTTGCATTTCCC TTGTATTCAATGATCAAGCAGGAATCATGGTTCAGCTGGAACACTAAGCTACTGGCAGATTTGATTGCTTTCTTATACAAGGAAGAACATTTTGATGACGCTGAAGATTTGCTTACTGAAACAGTTATGAGATTGAGGTTCAAAAAAAGAGATTTGTGTATGTTCTACTGTAATTTAGTAGAATCTCACGCTAAGCACAAGTCGGAGGGAGGGGTTTTAGATTCTTGCACACAGTTGAGACATCTGATTTTTCTGACATCTTCTGTCTATGTGAGGCACAGAGCGTATGGATCAATGGTTGCCGGATTTTGTGAAGTGGGACTACCTGATAAGGCTGAGAATTTGATGCAAGAAATGAGAGAGAACGGATTGAAACCATCTGTCTTTGAGTTGAGATCTCTTGTCTATGGATATGGACAGATGGGATTTCTTGAGGATATGAAGAGGAGTATTGTTCAAGTAGAAAAGGACGGGTTTGAATTGGATACAGTTGGTTGTAATATGGTGCTTTCATCATTTGGAGCTCATAATGAGCTTCTGGAAATGCTCTCATGGTTGAAGAAAATGACAACTTTGGGAATACCATTCTCAACTAGAACGTATAATTCTGTTCTAAATTCATGTCCAACCATTATCTTGATGCTGGaagatatgaaaaatttacCTTTGTCGACTGATGAGTTGCTGGGTAATTTGAAAGTGGAAGAAGCCAATTTGGTGCTGGAATTGCTGAAATCAACAGTTTTGGATCAGGTAATGGAATGGGGCTCTTCAGAGTTGAAACTGGATATGCATGGAATGCATTTAACCACTGCATATTTGGTACTGCTACAATGTTTCAAGGAGTTGAAACTGAGGTTTCTTGCAGGAAATCACACCACTCCAACTGAAATCTCTGTGATTTGTGGGTGTGGGAAGCATAGTTCTACAAGAGGGGAATCACCGGTAAAAAGTTTGACAAAGGAGATTATAAAAAGGACTAAATGCCCTTTGAGGATTGATAGGAAAAATGTTGGGTGTTTCATTGGTAGAGGAAAAGTTTTCAAGGATTGGCTACTTCACAAGGACGCCAACCAGAATCCTCCGGATACTTCATGA
- the LOC105169815 gene encoding 24-methylenesterol C-methyltransferase 2-like yields the protein MDSLTLFCTASLLVGGLYWFVCILGSAEQKGKPAVHLSGGSIAKEKVQDKYKQYWSFFRRPKEIETADKVPAFVDTFYNLVTDIYEWGWGQSFHFSPSIPGKSHRDATRVHEEMAVDLLNIKPGARILDAGCGVGGPMRAIAAHSGANVVGITINEYQVNRARMHNKKAGLDKQCEVVCGNFLQMPFDDNSFDGAYSIEATCHAPKLEEVYSEIYRVLKPGSLYVSYEWVTTELYRGDDPEHVEIIQGIERGDALPGLRSYKDIAEVAKKVGFEVVKEKDLAKPPANPWWTRLKMGRIAYWRNHILVTVLAWLGIAPKGVVDVHEMLFVTADHLTRGGETGIFTPMHMILCRKPESKSASSSD from the coding sequence ATGGATTCTCTCACTCTCTTTTGTACCGCCTCTCTCTTAGTCGGCGGCTTGTACTGGTTCGTCTGCATTCTCGGCTCGGCCGAGCAGAAGGGCAAGCCCGCCGTCCACCTCTCTGGCGGCTCAATTGCCAAGGAAAAGGTTCAGGACAAGTACAAACAGTATTGGTCCTTTTTCCGCCGCCCCAAAGAAATCGAAACCGCGGATAAAGTGCCGGCGTTTGTGGATACCTTCTACAATCTCGTAACTGATATTTATGAATGGGGTTGGGGGCAGTCCTTCCACTTTTCGCCCTCGATTCCTGGAAAATCACACCGGGATGCCACGCGCGTCCACGAAGAGATGGCCGTGGATCTCTTGAATATCAAGCCTGGAGCCCGAATTCTCGACGCAGGCTGCGGGGTCGGGGGCCCGATGCGAGCAATTGCGGCTCATTCCGGGGCTAATGTAGTCGGTATCACCATTAACGAGTACCAGGTGAACCGGGCCCGGATGCATAACAAGAAGGCCGGGCTTGACAAACAGTGTGAGGTGGTGTGCGGCAACTTCCTTCAGATGCCGTTCGACGACAACAGCTTCGACGGAGCTTACTCGATTGAAGCCACATGCCATGCGCCGAAACTCGAAGAAGTGTACAGCGAGATCTACAGGGTTCTGAAGCCCGGATCCTTGTACGTATCCTATGAGTGGGTGACCACGGAATTGTACCGTGGGGATGACCCGGAGCACGTGGAGATCATCCAGGGTATTGAGAGGGGAGACGCGTTGCCGGGGCTACGGAGCTACAAGGATATAGCCGAGGTGGCTAAAAAAGTTGGGTTCGAAGTAGTCAAGGAGAAAGACTTGGCGAAACCCCCGGCTAACCCGTGGTGGACCCGGCTGAAGATGGGTCGGATTGCGTACTGGAGGAACCACATTTTGGTGACGGTGCTGGCGTGGTTGGGGATTGCGCCAAAGGGTGTGGTGGACGTGCACGAGATGCTCTTCGTGACCGCCGATCACCTGACTAGAGGAGGCGAGACGGGGATTTTCACTCCGATGCATATGATTCTCTGCAGAAAGCCAGAGAGTAAGTCCGCTTCCAGTTCTGATTAG
- the LOC105169819 gene encoding DDB1- and CUL4-associated factor 8 isoform X2 yields the protein MTMRKRTRTSLNSALVNVWRRELGELSSRNFSDRLAASEDLVLRLDILQKLDLHRGCVNTISFNGAGDILVSGSDDRRIILWDWETGQPRLSFHSGHHNNVFQAKIMPCTDDRSFVTCAADGQVRHAQILASGVVTKLLAKHHGRVHKLAVEPGSPHIFYTCGEDGLVQHIDLRTGSATRLFTCKPMPSQSYFSTVHLNAITIDPRNPNLFAVGGSDQFARLFDIRKYKWDGSSDFDRPVDFFCPPHLIDDEHVGITGLAFSDQSELLVSYNDEFIYLFTKDIGLGPDPTLTSQVSDCSDTGDMTPDNCSGVSLSNVDGNVKAAPQAYKGHRNCETVKGVNFFGPKCEYVVSGSDCGRIFIWKKKGGELVRVMEADKHVVNCIESHPHATVLASSGIEHDIKIWIPKAIDRATLPTNIQKRRPRPRGWMHRMVSPEDLMLQLFSQRRRTSPESSGERSDVGRDLLQLLLTFDTNSDGSSDDGRDTTSAEDCSI from the exons ATGACGATGAGAAAGAGAACCAGAACGAGTCTCAACTCGGCGCTTGTCAATGTCTGGAGACGTGAACTTGGCGAGCTCTCCTCTAGAAACTTCTCCGACCGCCTTGCCGCTTCCGAG GATCTTGTGCTTCGTCTTGATATCCTACAAAAGCTAGATTTACACCGAGGTTGTGTAAACACTATTAGCTTCAATGGAGCTGGTGATATTCTTGTATCAGGTTCAGATGATAGGAGGATCATACTCTGGGATTGGGAAACTGGTCAACCAAGACTTTCTTTCCATTCAGGTCATCACAACAATGTTTTCCAAGCAAAGATCATGCCATGCACTGATGATCGAAGCTTCGTTACCTGTGCTGCTGATGGGCAG gTAAGACATGCTCAAATTCTTGCCTCTGGAGTGGTGACTAAATTACTGGCAAAACATCATGGACGAGTGCACAAATTAGCAGTTGAACCTGGCAGCCCTCATATTTTCTATACCTGTGGAGAGGATGGATTGGTGCAGCAT ATTGATCTGAGAACTGGAAGTGCTACCCGCCTGTTTACTTGCAAACCTATGCCAAGCCAGAGTTATTTTTCCACTGTTCATCTAAATGCAATTACAATAGATCCAAGAAATCCAAATTTATTTGCTGTTGGTGGGTCAGATCAGTTTGCTCGACTGTTTGACATCCGTAAATATAAGTGGGACGGATCATCTGACTTTGATCGGCCCGTTGATTTCTTTTGCCCCCCACATCTAATTGATGACGAGCATGTGGGAATAACAGGGCTGGCATTCTCTGATCAGAGCGAGCTTCTTGTGTCTTACAATGATGAGTTTATCTATCTATTCACGAAGGATATTGGATTGGGACCTGATCCAACTCTTACTTCGCAAGTCTCTGATTGCAGTGATACAGGTGATATGACCCCTGATAATTGTTCAGGTGTATCTCTTTCAAATGTTGATGGCAATGTAAAGGCTGCTCCCCAGGCCTACAAAGGGCATAGGAACTGTGAGACTGTGAAAGGTGTGAATTTCTTTGGGCCTAAATGTGAGTACGTTGTGAGTGGATCGGATTGTGGTCGAATTTtcatttggaagaaaaagggTGGAGAGCTAGTTCGTGTTATGGAAGCAGATAAACATGTCGTGAATTGCATTGAGTCTCATCCTCATGCTACAGTGCTGGCCAGCAGTGGAATAGAGCATGACATCAAAATTTGGATTCCAAAAGCTATTGATAGAGCCACTCTACCAACTAACATTCAAAAG CGAAGACCGAGGCCAAGGGGTTGGATGCACCGTATGGTTTCTCCAGAGGACCTGATGTTGCAGTTGTTTTCCCAAAGGCGAAGGACAAGCCCTGAGAGCAGTGGAGAGCGTTCAGATGTGGGAAGGGACCTGCTACAGCTTCTTCTGACCTTTGACACCAACAGTGATGGTTCATCAGATGATGGTAGAGATACCACCAGTGCTGAAGACTGTTCCATTTGA
- the LOC105169816 gene encoding hippocampus abundant transcript 1 protein-like isoform X2, which produces MENRGRLTHLFVTVFLSNFSELMVSPAIPDVTLSAVCPGKDECSPAIYLTGFQQAIAGIGSVIMMPLIGNLSDAYGRKNMMAIPLLLSIIPLVVLAWKRTLTFFYAYYAIKTFTAMVTQGGVACLALAYLADNVSEGKRISAFGVLSGVTSAAYVGGTLAARLLSTAQIFQVAAILSMVAAIYMGVFLKETTRGDDVLEQPILKVTEGDEDSCKASKKIEVIRKIPSPRDIYRLLKSSITFSLAACVTFFNSLAEAGLQSCLLYFLKARFQFKKDQFADVLLIAYIGATISNMFFDSIAWAPWVPYASASMGVFLFLSSPNLRSIVSKQVGPNEQGLAQGCILGMTAFANVISPLIYSPLSALFLSEDAPFHFQGFSILCVGLAWLAGFFLSIMIPLLSRNKSSNGDSVVEA; this is translated from the exons ATGGAGAACCGGGGCCGTCTCACCCACCTGTTTGTCACTGTGTTTCTCTCAAACTTCTCCGAGTTGATGGTGAGTCCCGCCATTCCCGACGTCACCTTGTCTGCTGTCTGTCCCGGCAAAGATGAATGCTCTCCCGCCATTTACCTCACCGGTTTCCAACAGGCG ATTGCGGGAATAGGTTCTGTGATCATGATGCCACTGATTGGAAATCTATCTGATGCTTATGGTCGGAAAAATATGATGGCAATCCCGCTGCTTCTTTCCATTATTCCGTTAG TGGTATTGGCTTGGAAGAGGACATTAACCTTCTTCTATGCCTACTATGCAATCAAGACTTTTACTGCCATGGTTACTCAAGGTGGTGTTGCGTGCCTTGCTCTTGCGTATTTG GCAGACAATGTATCAGAGGGGAAGCGTATCTCTGCATTTGGGGTCCTGTCTGGTGTGACATCTGCTGCATATGTTGGTGGTACATTAGCTGCCCGCCTACTGTCCACGGCTCAGATATTTCAG GTTGCAGCAATTTTATCTATGGTTGCAGCAATCTACATGGGAGTTTTTCTAAAGGAAACAACTCGCGGAGATGATGTTTTGGAGCAGCCTATCTTGAAGGTAACAGAAGGTGATGAGGACAGTTGTAAAGCATCAAAGAAGATAGAGGTCATTAGGAAAATCCCATCTCCTCGGGATATATATCGTTTGCTAAAGAGTAG caTTACATTTTCATTAGCAGCATGTGTTACTTTCTTCAATAGCCTTGCAGAGGCTGGACTTCAGTCTTGCTTACTG TATTTCCTAAAAGCACGATTCCAGTTCAAAAAGGACCAGTTTGCAGATGTGCTGCTCATTGCCTACATTGGAGCAACTATATCAAAT ATGTTTTTTGACAGCATAGCATGGGCCCCCTGG GTACCCTATGCCTCTGCTTCTATgggtgtttttcttttcctgtcAAGCCCAAAT CTAAGAAGCATTGTATCAAAACAAGTTGGGCCCAACGAACAG GGTCTTGCACAAGGATGCATTCTGGGAATGACTGCATTTGCTAATGTCATCTCTCCATTGATCTATAGTCCGCTTTCAG CTCTATTTTTGTCGGAGGACGCACCGTTTCATTTCCAGGGTTTCAGCATCCTATGCGTAGGACTTGCCTGG CTGGCAGGCTTCTTTCTGAGCATAATGATTCCCCTGTTATCAAGAAACAAATCCAGCAACGGGGACAGCGTGGTGGAGGCCTAG